The Reinekea forsetii genome contains the following window.
CGTGCCGACCAGGTTAAGCACCATTTTGTCGCGGTCTCGACCAATGTCCCGGCGGCCACCGCCTTTGGCATCGAAGAAGCCAATATGTTCCCGATGTGGGACTGGGTGGGTGGGCGGTATTCGCTCTGGTCCGCCATTGGCCTGGCGCAAATGATCGTGCTCGGCGCGCAGACCTTCGAAGCCCTGCTCCAGGGCGCGCACGATATGGACGAGCATTTCCGCACCGCACCCATGGCACAAAACCTGCCAGTGATCTTGGGCATGCTCGGCGTTTGGTATCAAAACTTCTTCGGTGCCGAGTCCCATGCGGTCTTAAGCTACGATGAATATCTGCAAGATTTGCCCAATCACCTGCAGCAGGTCGACATGGAGTCCAATGGCAAATGCGTTACTCGGGAAGGCGAGCCGGTGACCTACCAAACCGGATCGGTGATCTGGGGCGGTACCGGCACCAACGGACAGCATGCCTATCACCAGTTGATCCATCAGGGCACGCGCCTGATTCCGGCCGACTATATTATGCCGATGACCTCGCACAACAAGCTGGCCGACCACCATGAGTGGTTATTTGCCAATTATCTGGGTCAACAGCAGGCCATGCTCGAAGGCAAGACCGAAGCTGAGGTCCTGGCCGAGTTGCTGGCCAAAGGCATGGACGCCGAACGGGCCGCTTGGTTAGCACCGCACAAGGTGATACCGGGCAACCGGCCGTGCAACAGCATCACCTTCGACCTGGGTACGCCCGAAGTGATCGGTGCCCTGATTGCCCTCTATGAGCATAAGATTTTTGTTCAGGGCGTTATTTGGGATATCAACAGCTTCGATCAATGGGGTGTTGAACTGGGCAAGATCCTCGGCGAGTCGGTCTTTAGCGCCATCGAGACCGGTAAGACCGACGGCCTGGACAGCTCAACCGCCAGTTTAATTGCCGCCTTTCGCGCTAAAAATCAAGCCTAAAAAGATCCAACGACCGGCCGTCCCAGGCCGGTCGTTGGGCCCCTTGCACCGCTTAGGCCAGTGCATCCTGAGCATTTTTTATTCCCACAAAGCCCTCATCCCCGACACCCCTTGGCGCACCCGAACGACCAAGTCGGTGCACGTCGACAGTATCTTTCTCACCCAGCGAACAATTCAACCGCTAAAATATTTTTAAAATTCCACCACCCTTTTTGGCAAAAGCCTCCCCTAACCATTCAACCGCTATACTGAAGGCATGACAGTACAACAACCTTATAGGACAGTGCTCAGATGACCGTAAAAAAAGGTTTTACCCTGATTGAGTTGGTAATAGTGATTGTGATTATTTCAATACTATCAGCCATCGCCTTGCCTAGATTTTTGAATTTAGATATCAAAGCCAAAGAAGCGGTACTTAGGAGCGCGCTCAGCTCGATGAAGTCCGCCGCGCGTATTGGCAATGCCTTCGCCCGCTCCGACAGCGTTACCGCCGCGGGCAATATTCTCATCAACAATCACGAAATACTGATGGTCAACGACTACCCAGCGGGCCGAGCCAATGATGTCTCGGCGAGCGGCCCGGGAACCTTTGGTGGCCTATTAACATTGATGGAAGTGGATACCGAAATAGGCATCACTTACAGCGACACCGCGCAGCTGCGCAGCGCCCTGCAAGCTCAGACCGCGGTGATGATCTTTTACATCGACAGCCAGTGTATCGCCTATCAGCCCCCTCAGATTAGCGGCGGCGACCCCCTCTTTTCAATCGGTGTGGGCACCTACAGCCCAGGTGCCGTTCCGGCCTGCAATCCCTGAGTCGTAAGTTCTGAGCTATGACCTCTGAGTCTAAGAGTTGGATCTAATCGGCACGACAAGATAGGCAAATCCGAGGTCGAGCTTAACGCCGAAAAATAAGCTGATGGACTTTTAAGAGTTAAGTTTTACAAATACTGAATAGCATCTAAGCTTATTTATAACCTCAATGTCCCGACAGGAAGTAACCATGAATGTGAATGTGAATGTGAATGTGAACACGAACAAGCAAGTTGGTTTTACCCTCATAGAATTGATCATGGTGATCGTCATACTCGGGATCCTCTCGGCCTTTGCCTTGCCTCGCTTTGCGGATTTGAGTGGCAACGCGGAGATAGCAGCGATGGAAGGGGCCTATGCATCGGCTAAGTCGACCTCGGCGATTGTGCATGCCTCGGCTTTGGCTAATGGTGCGACAGCCGCGACGGGTAATATAATAATGGAAGGAGCGAATTTTGCGACAGTGAATGGTTATCCGGATGCGGGCGGCATTTTGGGAGCTACCGGTGTAGACGCTGCCAATGGGTTTGGCATTTCGGAAGCGGCAAATCTGAGTGATTACATATTAATTTATGACACAACAGGGGCCTTCAATACAGCTAGTTCCGCAGCTAGCAAGGTTGCTGCTACCAGCGTGTTGATAACCGTCGATCAAGGTGTGGCTGACAGCCCATGTTTCACTTACACCCAAGCCGGGACTAACGCAGCACCAACATTTTCAAACATTGGAACACTGGATATAACTGCTGCTCCAGTTTTGACCTGTTAATAGTCAACCGGAAGGAGAGGTGTCACGCACCTCTTTTGATCTAAATGAAAACTAAAGCCGGTTTCACCCTAGTCGAGCTCGTTATCGTAATACTGCTACTGGGTATCGTCTCGACTATTGTTTTACCGCGCTTTTTCTCCGCAGACGCCTTCACCGATTCCTTTCAACGTTCTGAATTCGACAGTGCCCTTAGCTGGGTCCGCAATCGTACTGTTACCGCCCAATGCAGCCATGAAATTCGGCTGACGACAACCGGTTGGCGCGCCTTGCGCGATGTCAATTGCACCACAACGGATGTGGAATCCGCCTGCATTGCTGAATCGGAAACCTTGGATCTTTCGGTGGCGGTCAGCGATGGCGCTGGCACTCTTCTCACCGGTTCCGCGCCGTCGGTTGCCAGCGGCACGCAACGGTTGATCTTCACGGCAACGGGCCAACTCTTTAACAATACCAGCCCGCCCACAACGGCCGGCTGCACGGCCATGCCAACGGTGCCGGTAACAAATGGCACAACCATAACGCTGAGCCCAACTGGCAGCATAAGCCTAGATGGAGACACCGCCTATGTCGCGCTCCAATAGTCGCGCCGATCTGCGCGATGAGTCTTTTGTGGACCGACCTTGGGGCTGCTATTCCGGTTCAGGTTACCGGGCTGCGAATGGCCGGCAAGAGGGTGTCACGCTGGTTGAGCTGATTATTGCCATGGTGATTATTTCCATTGCCGCCGTGGCCCTGCTGCAAGGGCTGGGTTTGCAGAGCCAGCGCAATGTCGACCCGATGATCCAAAGCCAAGCCCAGCGTTTGGCCAGCCAATATCTGCACGAGGTCAGCAGCAAGCCGTTCTTTGATCCCGGTGCCGACCCTCGTCTGAACCCGGCGCTAACCTTGGCGGCTGTTGTAACCAGTATCAGCGACCAAAGTTCGATCGGTTCGGCCAATCGATTAACCTGGGACAACCTCTATGAATACCAAGGCTATGACGACAGCATCAAAGATCTCGTCGGAAGCGCAATCGCTACGCTCGCCGGCTATCGGGTTGCCATAACGGTCAGTATCGCGCCTGGGCTAGCCTTGCATAATATGGCTAATAGCACAGACCCTACCTGCCCAGCTAAGATCGCACTGATCACAGTAACCGTGACCGATGCGCGCAATCAAACCACCACCTTAAGTGGCTATCGCACCAGTTATTGGGCTGCGGGGTGTTAGATGCGAGCACCTAGAGTACAGGGCTTTACCCTGACCGAGTTGATTATTGTGATCGTCTTGATGGGTATACTGGCCACCGTAGTGACGCCCTTGATTGCCAATAAATTCAGCGCGGTGCATCAGTCGACCCGACGCGCCCACTGGGTACAGCAGGCCGAATATGCCCTGTTTACGTTACGTCAGGACCTGGCCAACAGTGTCCCAAATTCGGTTTTTGTTGATGCCAGTGGTGAGCAGGTCGAGTTTTTGGGTGCATCACCGGATGATGAGCTTTTTGCCGCGCGTTATCGGGACAAAACGAACACAAGCATTAGCGATCGGTTACAGCCCAATAACGACGATATTTTCGATATCTTTGGTGACTTCTCTGAGCGGCCACCCTACGTCAGTATCGGCACCCTTAATGCTACAGACATGCGCATCGACTGGGGCAATCTTCTAGGGGCTGGCACTACCGGCACCTTGGCTTCTATTGCTGTGATGGAACCTGTACTGGACG
Protein-coding sequences here:
- the pgi gene encoding glucose-6-phosphate isomerase, with translation MSQNPTQLPAWLALAEHQKTIANTHMRDLFRADAERYDKFNSSAAGISLDYSKNRITGETVEKLLNLADAMQLPKAIGEMFNGQVINKTENRPALHIALRNRSNREIRVEGENITDAVNASLAKMKDFTARVHSGEFAGFTGKKLRTIVNIGIGGSFLGPKVVSDALKPYWNDGYQLAYIANVDGTDFAETIKGLDVETTLFIVASKSFSTLETLKNAQAARAWFLAQGGRADQVKHHFVAVSTNVPAATAFGIEEANMFPMWDWVGGRYSLWSAIGLAQMIVLGAQTFEALLQGAHDMDEHFRTAPMAQNLPVILGMLGVWYQNFFGAESHAVLSYDEYLQDLPNHLQQVDMESNGKCVTREGEPVTYQTGSVIWGGTGTNGQHAYHQLIHQGTRLIPADYIMPMTSHNKLADHHEWLFANYLGQQQAMLEGKTEAEVLAELLAKGMDAERAAWLAPHKVIPGNRPCNSITFDLGTPEVIGALIALYEHKIFVQGVIWDINSFDQWGVELGKILGESVFSAIETGKTDGLDSSTASLIAAFRAKNQA
- a CDS encoding prepilin-type N-terminal cleavage/methylation domain-containing protein, whose translation is MTVKKGFTLIELVIVIVIISILSAIALPRFLNLDIKAKEAVLRSALSSMKSAARIGNAFARSDSVTAAGNILINNHEILMVNDYPAGRANDVSASGPGTFGGLLTLMEVDTEIGITYSDTAQLRSALQAQTAVMIFYIDSQCIAYQPPQISGGDPLFSIGVGTYSPGAVPACNP
- a CDS encoding prepilin-type N-terminal cleavage/methylation domain-containing protein; translation: MNVNVNVNVNTNKQVGFTLIELIMVIVILGILSAFALPRFADLSGNAEIAAMEGAYASAKSTSAIVHASALANGATAATGNIIMEGANFATVNGYPDAGGILGATGVDAANGFGISEAANLSDYILIYDTTGAFNTASSAASKVAATSVLITVDQGVADSPCFTYTQAGTNAAPTFSNIGTLDITAAPVLTC
- a CDS encoding type II secretion system protein, with the translated sequence MKTKAGFTLVELVIVILLLGIVSTIVLPRFFSADAFTDSFQRSEFDSALSWVRNRTVTAQCSHEIRLTTTGWRALRDVNCTTTDVESACIAESETLDLSVAVSDGAGTLLTGSAPSVASGTQRLIFTATGQLFNNTSPPTTAGCTAMPTVPVTNGTTITLSPTGSISLDGDTAYVALQ
- a CDS encoding type IV pilus modification PilV family protein, with translation MSRSNSRADLRDESFVDRPWGCYSGSGYRAANGRQEGVTLVELIIAMVIISIAAVALLQGLGLQSQRNVDPMIQSQAQRLASQYLHEVSSKPFFDPGADPRLNPALTLAAVVTSISDQSSIGSANRLTWDNLYEYQGYDDSIKDLVGSAIATLAGYRVAITVSIAPGLALHNMANSTDPTCPAKIALITVTVTDARNQTTTLSGYRTSYWAAGC
- a CDS encoding type II secretion system protein, with product MRAPRVQGFTLTELIIVIVLMGILATVVTPLIANKFSAVHQSTRRAHWVQQAEYALFTLRQDLANSVPNSVFVDASGEQVEFLGASPDDELFAARYRDKTNTSISDRLQPNNDDIFDIFGDFSERPPYVSIGTLNATDMRIDWGNLLGAGTTGTLASIAVMEPVLDAGVPISPPETRITLPASQKFGAGSPYKRAYFTNGPIAYDCNTAVQQLYRVKAYDVLDPALNFVTRTALGNRARVIDSLVACNFELVGGGTYLPPALRVSLEIGDASGTIQLIDTILLSNGS